The following coding sequences are from one Pigmentibacter sp. JX0631 window:
- a CDS encoding transporter substrate-binding domain-containing protein, protein MLKIKMPTFFLIFLFCFLKQNTFAQDNFFNLYTEDYAPYNMPKDDTNGDNENEIVGSATDIMKEIFKRAKVNYKMELLPWARAYNNALTKKNAVVFAASRTEEREKQFKWVGPIGENDWVLFSLANPHTKMPYIKIKALEDAKNYVIGAYKGDATSNYLHSFSYLKVEDTNLDINNEKKLQAGRIDLWASGKQLGNWFFKKNKIINVVPVFTLKTSILYAAFNKETDDKVIEKLNATLKDMQKDGTYAKIINKYAN, encoded by the coding sequence ATGCTAAAAATAAAAATGCCTACATTTTTCTTAATTTTTTTATTCTGCTTTCTAAAACAGAATACATTTGCTCAAGATAATTTTTTTAATTTATATACCGAAGACTATGCTCCTTATAATATGCCTAAAGATGATACCAATGGTGACAATGAAAATGAAATTGTAGGAAGCGCTACCGACATAATGAAAGAAATATTTAAACGAGCAAAAGTAAATTATAAAATGGAACTTCTTCCATGGGCAAGGGCGTATAATAATGCTTTAACAAAAAAAAATGCCGTTGTTTTTGCCGCTTCAAGAACAGAAGAACGAGAGAAGCAGTTTAAATGGGTTGGTCCAATTGGTGAAAATGATTGGGTGTTATTTTCATTAGCAAATCCTCATACAAAAATGCCATATATAAAAATAAAAGCCCTTGAAGATGCTAAAAACTATGTCATTGGAGCATATAAAGGTGATGCTACATCAAATTATCTACATAGTTTTAGTTACTTAAAAGTAGAAGATACTAATTTAGATATTAATAACGAAAAAAAGCTTCAAGCTGGTCGAATTGATTTGTGGGCTTCAGGAAAACAATTAGGAAATTGGTTTTTTAAAAAGAATAAAATTATAAATGTTGTGCCTGTTTTCACTTTAAAGACTTCAATATTATATGCCGCATTTAATAAAGAAACAGATGATAAAGTAATTGAAAAATTAAATGCCACCTTAAAAGATATGCAAAAAGATGGGACTTATGCAAAGATAATAAATAAATATGCAAATTAA